One stretch of Priestia megaterium DNA includes these proteins:
- a CDS encoding FadR/GntR family transcriptional regulator: MFVPIERKKVSSQVLDQLKKMIKEKTFPPESRLPSEHELSKMFGVSRAPIREALSVLSASGLIESRQGGGSYVKRVNLVGMLDPMTFEMVEADQVLELIEMRIIIESQAASLAALRRTDEELIEIKESLEAFKKTVHNSEEIGHEADYRFHHDIVKAAHNSFLLHAVEDLGHLYRKALAYSLNKSQKENRKQTDADHERIFEAIKNGEPEEAAEAVRDHLEHVRQKVMVSQ; encoded by the coding sequence ATGTTTGTACCTATTGAGCGTAAAAAAGTGTCTAGTCAAGTGCTTGATCAATTAAAAAAGATGATTAAAGAGAAAACGTTCCCGCCAGAGTCTCGTTTGCCGTCGGAACATGAATTATCAAAAATGTTTGGAGTGAGCCGCGCACCAATTCGTGAGGCGCTAAGCGTTCTTTCCGCCAGCGGATTGATTGAATCAAGACAAGGCGGAGGGAGCTACGTAAAGCGTGTAAACTTAGTTGGTATGCTTGATCCAATGACGTTTGAAATGGTGGAAGCAGATCAGGTTCTTGAACTAATTGAAATGCGTATTATCATTGAGTCGCAGGCTGCAAGCTTAGCTGCGCTGCGCCGTACGGATGAAGAACTGATTGAAATTAAAGAATCGTTAGAAGCGTTTAAAAAGACGGTTCACAACAGTGAAGAAATTGGACATGAAGCGGACTATCGTTTCCATCATGATATTGTAAAAGCTGCTCATAATTCATTCCTTCTTCATGCTGTAGAAGATTTAGGTCATTTATATCGAAAAGCGCTTGCTTATTCGTTAAATAAAAGTCAAAAAGAAAATCGCAAGCAAACGGATGCTGACCATGAACGCATTTTTGAAGCGATTAAAAATGGAGAGCCAGAAGAAGCAGCTGAAGCGGTTCGTGATCACTTAGAGCACGTTCGCCAAAAAGTAATGGTGTC
- a CDS encoding CPBP family intramembrane glutamic endopeptidase produces the protein MIKFLFLLFMPTIFVFFGLWLIQNVLVTFVCFYGWMFMILYANNKINLKVALTKKSLYVGTLSGVLCVAAIIGSSMLFSGKIFHAEDMQAVLQIWGFSGWKVTILAVILIFINPVLEEMYWRVYVQNKVKKHVSVLASSIVTSSFYTLYHVFIILPVFVFPFNWISVAGVFSAGMMWAYIKERYGIEGAIISHVLADAAIMIVYGLYVR, from the coding sequence ATGATAAAATTTTTGTTTTTGCTGTTCATGCCAACAATCTTTGTTTTTTTCGGTTTGTGGCTTATCCAAAATGTGTTGGTAACATTTGTTTGCTTTTACGGCTGGATGTTTATGATTTTATATGCGAATAATAAAATTAACTTAAAGGTAGCGCTTACAAAAAAATCTCTGTATGTGGGAACTCTCAGCGGAGTTCTATGTGTCGCTGCTATAATTGGAAGTAGTATGCTTTTTTCTGGTAAAATCTTTCATGCAGAAGATATGCAAGCGGTTTTGCAAATATGGGGATTTAGCGGATGGAAAGTTACCATTTTGGCCGTCATTTTGATTTTCATTAATCCTGTTTTAGAAGAAATGTATTGGCGGGTGTATGTGCAAAATAAAGTAAAAAAGCATGTTTCTGTACTTGCTTCAAGCATTGTTACATCAAGCTTTTATACGCTTTATCACGTATTCATCATCCTCCCTGTTTTTGTTTTTCCGTTTAATTGGATCTCAGTTGCAGGCGTCTTTTCAGCAGGTATGATGTGGGCGTATATAAAAGAGCGATATGGCATTGAAGGGGCGATCATCAGCCATGTGTTAGCGGATGCGGCCATTATGATTGTATATGGATTATATGTAAGATAG